A window of the Arcobacter sp. F155 genome harbors these coding sequences:
- a CDS encoding Fur family transcriptional regulator yields MMNSSLLLKEYNLKVTPQRVAIVEELYSNGHMNIDELYKKLLEKFPSISLATIYKNVNAMVEKVFLNEVKIPEAKSVYELAKEEHSHLVCSSCGKIEDITIDTSILQSSIKEESAFQIQNVDVVFSGLCKSCQK; encoded by the coding sequence ATGATGAATAGTTCACTATTATTAAAAGAGTATAATTTAAAAGTAACTCCACAAAGAGTTGCAATCGTTGAAGAGCTATACTCTAATGGACATATGAATATTGATGAACTTTATAAGAAATTATTAGAAAAATTTCCTTCTATTTCTCTTGCAACAATTTACAAAAATGTAAATGCTATGGTAGAAAAGGTATTTTTAAATGAAGTAAAAATTCCTGAAGCTAAATCAGTTTATGAGTTAGCAAAAGAAGAGCATTCTCATTTAGTATGTTCTTCATGTGGAAAGATAGAAGATATTACAATAGATACATCAATATTACAAAGCTCAATTAAAGAAGAGTCTGCATTTCAAATTCAAAATGTAGATGTAGTTTTTTCTGGACTTTGTAAATCTTGTCAGAAATAG
- a CDS encoding calcium/sodium antiporter produces MDFLIFVVSMGALIYGAEFIIQQSEKIALHYNISHFVIGATLIALGTSLPEMAVSMSASMKGSGDIAVANVIGSTIFNIAMVLGAVFLLAKKITPDRDLFAKDSAWSLFPILVFILMAIDGKLNIVDGILFLCLMGAYLLFLIGSNQVDDIDEELAKEKFAWPKTLALLIVGFVFVVVGADFAIDSAGNIARSFGISEWVIGLFLVAFGTSLPELTISIKSALNNNADLAIGNIIGSNVANFTMVLGVSSIVNTLNVDLSKNFFDIAAAFIVSLMLVFITANKLYNKSAGIVLIVVLGLVIQNSL; encoded by the coding sequence ATGGATTTTTTGATATTTGTAGTATCAATGGGAGCACTAATTTATGGTGCAGAGTTTATCATACAGCAAAGTGAAAAAATTGCACTTCACTATAATATTTCACACTTTGTTATAGGTGCAACTCTAATTGCTTTAGGTACAAGTTTACCAGAAATGGCTGTTTCAATGTCTGCTTCAATGAAAGGAAGTGGTGATATTGCTGTTGCAAATGTAATTGGAAGTACAATTTTTAATATTGCTATGGTTTTAGGTGCTGTTTTTCTTCTTGCTAAAAAAATCACTCCAGATAGAGATTTATTTGCAAAAGATTCAGCATGGTCACTTTTCCCTATTTTAGTATTTATTCTTATGGCAATTGATGGGAAACTAAATATTGTAGATGGTATTTTATTCCTTTGCTTAATGGGAGCATATTTATTATTCTTAATAGGTTCAAATCAAGTTGATGACATAGATGAAGAATTAGCAAAAGAGAAGTTTGCATGGCCTAAAACTTTAGCTTTATTAATTGTTGGTTTTGTGTTTGTAGTAGTAGGTGCAGATTTTGCTATTGATAGTGCAGGAAATATTGCAAGATCATTTGGTATTAGTGAGTGGGTAATTGGATTATTCTTAGTTGCATTTGGTACATCTTTACCAGAACTTACTATCTCTATTAAATCAGCTTTAAATAATAATGCTGATTTAGCAATTGGAAATATTATCGGTTCAAACGTTGCAAACTTTACAATGGTATTAGGTGTGAGTTCAATAGTTAATACTTTAAATGTTGATTTAAGTAAAAACTTCTTTGATATTGCTGCTGCGTTTATAGTATCACTTATGTTAGTATTTATAACTGCTAATAAACTTTATAATAAAAGTGCTGGTATTGTATTAATAGTAGTACTTGGATTAGTTATTCAAAATAGTCTTTAA
- the ybeY gene encoding rRNA maturation RNase YbeY has product MIDLDNQTDITVDTSSLEEITKEVTSKDIELIIVKNEEIQVLNKEHRNIDKATDVLSFPLEFDMPNMPLGSIVISIDFVDEKSKEYKHSFEDELKLLFIHGLLHLVGFDHEVDNGEHRQKEEELIKKFNLPNSLIVRNS; this is encoded by the coding sequence ATGATTGATTTAGATAATCAAACAGACATAACAGTCGACACTTCTTCTTTAGAAGAAATTACGAAAGAAGTAACTTCAAAAGATATAGAACTAATAATTGTAAAAAATGAAGAGATTCAAGTTTTAAATAAAGAGCATAGAAATATTGATAAAGCAACTGATGTTTTATCTTTTCCATTAGAGTTTGATATGCCAAATATGCCATTAGGATCAATTGTTATTTCTATAGATTTTGTAGATGAAAAATCAAAAGAGTACAAGCATAGTTTTGAAGATGAATTAAAACTTTTGTTTATTCATGGATTACTTCATTTAGTAGGCTTTGACCATGAAGTTGATAATGGTGAGCATCGTCAAAAAGAAGAAGAGTTGATTAAGAAATTTAATTTACCAAATAGTTTAATAGTAAGGAACTCATAA
- a CDS encoding thioesterase family protein, which yields MELEIGTQATIEFKVKASDLAKNLEISKEDDFPEVFATARLTALMECASAKILIPFYEEGQLSVGVEVNLKHLAPTLEGDIVKATATFVGMEGKLYKFEVEAFDSAGKVGECTHTRAIVTKDRLMSGANKRVGK from the coding sequence ATGGAATTAGAAATAGGTACACAAGCTACTATTGAGTTTAAAGTAAAAGCTTCAGACTTAGCAAAAAATTTAGAAATCTCAAAGGAAGATGACTTCCCAGAAGTGTTTGCAACGGCTAGACTTACAGCACTTATGGAGTGTGCATCTGCAAAAATATTAATACCTTTTTATGAAGAAGGGCAGTTATCTGTTGGTGTAGAAGTTAACTTAAAACATCTTGCACCTACACTTGAAGGTGATATAGTAAAAGCAACGGCAACTTTTGTAGGAATGGAAGGTAAACTATATAAGTTTGAGGTTGAGGCTTTTGATAGTGCTGGAAAAGTAGGAGAGTGTACTCATACTAGAGCAATTGTTACAAAAGATAGATTAATGTCTGGGGCAAATAAAAGAGTAGGGAAATAG
- the radA gene encoding DNA repair protein RadA: MAKKKTSLFECQACGEQSTKWLGKCPNCGSWDSFMELNQEQQEVLKQTSKVINTSSKATPITDIKQDDVVRFSSNNDEFDLVLGGGIVPGSLTLIGGSPGVGKSTLLLKVAGSIAASGKKVLYVSGEESSGQIKLRANRLDANHKELFLLSEIKLEEIQDELLRQNYDVVIIDSIQTIYSSNLTSAPGSVSQVREITFELMRKAKESDIAMFIIGHITKDGSIAGPRVLEHMVDTVLYFEGEASKELRMLRGFKNRFGSTSEIGIFEMTQEGLISAKDIASKFFDKTKAQAGSALTVTMEGTRALIIEVQALVTESTYPNPKRSATGFDANRLNMLLALLEKKIDLPLNHYDVFINVSGGIKIKESSADLAVIAAIISSFRDRPISKESVFIGEVSLTGEIKDVYSIDLRLREAQAQGIKKAVVAQKPNLKLDLKVFPVDEVSKMIELF; encoded by the coding sequence ATGGCAAAAAAGAAAACATCACTTTTTGAGTGTCAAGCATGTGGAGAACAAAGTACAAAGTGGCTTGGCAAATGCCCTAACTGTGGGTCATGGGATAGTTTTATGGAATTAAACCAAGAACAACAAGAAGTTTTAAAACAAACTTCTAAAGTTATAAACACAAGTTCTAAAGCAACTCCTATTACAGATATTAAACAAGATGATGTTGTAAGATTTTCTTCAAATAACGATGAATTTGACTTAGTTTTAGGTGGAGGAATAGTTCCAGGAAGTTTAACTTTAATCGGAGGAAGTCCTGGAGTGGGAAAATCTACACTGTTACTAAAAGTGGCAGGTTCTATTGCAGCAAGTGGTAAAAAAGTTTTGTACGTTTCAGGAGAAGAGAGTTCTGGACAAATAAAACTTCGTGCTAATAGATTAGATGCAAATCATAAAGAGCTATTTTTATTAAGTGAAATTAAACTTGAAGAGATACAAGATGAACTATTAAGACAAAATTATGATGTAGTAATTATTGATTCAATTCAGACAATTTACTCTTCAAACCTAACAAGTGCACCAGGAAGTGTTTCACAAGTTAGAGAAATCACTTTTGAGCTTATGAGAAAAGCAAAAGAGTCTGATATTGCTATGTTTATTATTGGACACATTACAAAAGATGGTTCTATTGCAGGACCAAGAGTTTTAGAACATATGGTTGATACTGTTTTATATTTTGAAGGTGAAGCAAGTAAAGAGTTACGTATGTTAAGAGGCTTTAAAAATAGATTTGGTTCAACCTCTGAAATAGGTATTTTCGAAATGACACAAGAGGGACTAATCTCAGCAAAAGATATTGCTTCAAAGTTCTTTGATAAAACAAAAGCACAAGCAGGTTCAGCCTTAACTGTAACCATGGAAGGAACAAGAGCCTTAATCATAGAAGTTCAAGCTTTAGTTACTGAAAGTACTTATCCAAATCCCAAAAGAAGTGCTACAGGATTTGATGCAAATAGATTAAATATGCTTCTAGCACTCCTTGAAAAGAAAATTGATTTGCCATTAAATCACTATGATGTTTTTATAAATGTTTCTGGTGGAATAAAAATCAAAGAGAGTTCTGCTGATTTAGCTGTTATTGCAGCTATTATTTCTTCTTTTAGAGATAGACCTATTTCAAAAGAGTCTGTATTTATTGGTGAAGTTTCACTAACAGGTGAGATTAAAGATGTATATTCTATTGATTTAAGACTAAGAGAAGCCCAAGCACAAGGTATTAAAAAAGCAGTAGTTGCACAAAAACCAAATTTAAAACTTGATTTAAAAGTTTTCCCAGTAGACGAAGTTTCTAAAATGATTGAATTATTTTAG